A stretch of Garra rufa chromosome 11, GarRuf1.0, whole genome shotgun sequence DNA encodes these proteins:
- the sertad3 gene encoding SERTA domain-containing protein 3 has protein sequence MVAKGQKRKLRREDEGGGSAWESQLQSVLDISMDKFHRDQALVEPCLLRSVLINNTLRQVQSEVRAQVESLSAVKIPTQTKNQIGLLPEPDFPKMSPPSDHTPLLSLNTGNMEDDFMAWTSEEDFSLSSAISAILKDLDTVIDANQGPCASQRAPLSSVENLTQYPLSGLRTERMSDVASSIKTEAMCSGCPQDVALDKLLLDMDTSVFEPEVNLLQGFSVTADDLVKYLPSLSKSPSASSSSSLASHSQATWEIQEIEHVMDILMRTYPQS, from the coding sequence ATGGTGGCCAAGGGACAGAAGCGCAAACTCCGCAGGGAGGACGAGGGAGGAGGATCTGCGTGGGAAAGTCAGCTCCAATCCGTGTTGGACATCTCCATGGATAAGTTCCACCGTGACCAGGCTCTCGTTGAGCCCTGCTTATTACGGTCGGTTCTGATCAACAACACGCTACGGCAGGTTCAGTCCGAGGTCCGAGCGCAAGTTGAATCCCTGTCTGCTGTAAAAATTCCCacacaaacaaaaaatcaaaTCGGGTTGCTTCCAGAGCCTGATTTTCCCAAAATGTCCCCTCCATCTGACCATACACCTCTGTTGTCACTGAATACTGGAAATATGGAAGACGATTTCATGGCCTGGACTTCAGAGGAGGATTTTTCTTTATCTTCAGCCATTTCTGCCATTCTCAAAGATCTAGATACAGTTATAGATGCCAATCAAGGGCCTTGTGCATCTCAACGGGCTCCGCTCAGCTCTGTAGAGAATCTAACTCAATATCCTCTGTCAGGTTTGAGGACTGAAAGAATGTCCGACGTGGCATCGTCCATCAAAACAGAGGCCATGTGTTCAGGTTGCCCTCAAGATGTAGCTCTAGACAAACTTCTCTTAGACATGGACACATCTGTGTTTGAGCCGGAGGTGAACCTCCTGCAAGGTTTCTCCGTCACAGCCGACGATCTAGTGAAGTATCTGCCATCCCTGTCCAAATCGCCATCAGCGTCTTCTTCCTCATCTTTAGCCTCTCACAGTCAGGCCACGTGGGAAATCCAGGAGATAGAGCATGTTATGGACATCCTGATGCGAACATACCcgcaaagctga
- the LOC141345883 gene encoding flavin reductase (NADPH)-like translates to MSDAIKNVAIFGSTGMTGLATLPIAVAAGYNVTVLVRDAVRLPPDHKASRVVVGDVLNKDDVKKTMEGQDAVIIILGTRNDLGPTTMMSEGTRNILEVMKARGIRKVIACMSAFLLWDRAKVPPRLVPVTEDHDRMYTVLKESGLDYVAVMPPHIASDKPLTEKYTVTENMLKGRVISKYDLGHYFVKCLSTSEWDGKTVGVCGEYS, encoded by the exons ATGTCTGATGCTATAAAAAATGTGGCAATTTTCGGCAGCACGGGAATGACGGGGTTAGCGACCTTACCTATCGCAGTGGCCGCAG GTTACAATGTGACTGTGCTGGTGAGAGACGCTGTAAGGCTTCCTCCAGACCACAAGGCCTCCAGAGTTGTCGTAGGAGACGTTCTGAACAAAGATGATGTGAAGAAGACCATGGAGGGTCAGGATGCAGTCATCATCATTCTGGGGACAAGAAATGATCT TGGTCCCACCACGATGATGTCTGAGGGAACCCGGAACATTCTGGAGGTCATGAAAGCCCGTGGAATCCGCAAAGTTATTGCATGCATGTCAG CGTTCCTCTTGTGGGATCGTGCCAAAGTTCCTCCTCGTCTGGTGCCGGTCACTGAAGATCATGACCGAATGTACACTGTCCTGAAGGAGTCAGGATTGGACTATGTAGCTGTCATGCCTCCACATATCGCAA GTGACAAACCTCTGACAGAAAAATACACTGTGACTGAGAACATGTTAAAAGGAAGAGTTATCTCCAAATATGACCTGGGCCATTACTTTGTCAAGTGCCTTTCCACTTCTGAATGGGATGGAAAAACCGTTGGAGTTTGTGGAGAATATAGTTAA